A segment of the Candidatus Izimaplasma bacterium HR1 genome:
GGTATAGGTTCTCCTTGTGGTGGAAGTTCACACCATTCAGCTTCAACACTTCTTTGCCCACTAATTCCAATCACAAGACCTAACATAACAAAACCAAATAAGAATAACTTAATTGCTTTTTTCACTTTACTCCTCCTCAAATTATTTACATACATAATATATTTGAGTGAAGTGAAAAAATAGGAACAAACGTTCCTTTCGAAAAGGATGATATTAAATGAATGATTTATTTCTAAAATATGCATACTTCTTAGATAATTTACGAGAAGATTATGGTATCAAGACTAAAGATTTCTGTGAAGATGTTTGTGAGCCAAGAACTTATAGAATGTATATTAGTGGTAAAAGAGTTATGTCCCAGAAAATGATAAATGGGTTCTGTAAAAAACTAAAGCTTACTCCAAATGATTTTTACAGTTCTTTTAATAGAAATGATTATGAGGAGTACATACAGATATCAAAGATATACAATCACCTTACTAATAATCAATATGAGAATGCTAGAAAGCTACTAATTATTTTTGATAAAAAGAACTTCATCAATTATAACGCTCAATTACTATATGATTACTGTATAATCAGATACAATTATAAAACAAATCAAATTGTTAAAGCTGAAGCACTAAATAGGTACTCAAATCTAATTAATTACCCAAAATGTCTCGATAAAATGACCTTTACTATTCAAGAAACATTATCGATTGCAGCAATCGCAGAATTGGAAAATGAGATAAAAGAAGTTACCGCACTCAATTTCCTAACAAAATTCTTATCCTCCCCTAATTTGAATCTTAGTTCTTCTAATCACAAAAACGTCCTTCCAAGTATGTTTAGTCATGTCGCATATCTAAATGGTCTCAATGATAATTTTGAATACAGTTTAGGCGTTTCAAAAAGAGGAATTAGATTTTGTATTGCTAATGACTCTTTAAGAGAATTAGATAGATTATTCTATTATAGTTTCTTATCATGTCTAAGATTGAATCTACCTGAAAAGGATTATTATTGTAGAAAATACATTAACACAGTATTAACTAAGTACTCAGATGAGGAATATCATAAAAAGATAATTAGCATGTTAATAAGAGATACAGATGAATACTACATTCAAAATATATTAAATACCCAATATGATTTCCTAAATTAAAAAAAAGCCAAATGGCTTTTTTTTATATCTATTAGTTGCAACTACATATTTAATAAACAATAATTCAATTCTAACTTAGGTAATCAATAATCACTGTTTCTAAGAACACCACAGTCCTATGTCCTACAAAAGTCTCTACTATAACCCCATCTTTAATGATATAAGTTGTAGGTGTAGAACTAATCCCTTCATCACTCACAAAATCTCGATTAGCTAGATCTGCTGTATCAACATGATATATCTCCATAATGTCTTGATTGAGTGCTACTTCCATAAGATTAGGCACATATGTTTGACAATAAGGGCAAGTATCTCTTCCAATATATAATATAAATTGTCTTATGTATTTGCTTACTAGGTTTTTCAACCCTTAACCTCATATTCTTATGAGCACATAACTCATTCAACAGTCTTCTATCGTTAAATTGATCATTTGTCAGAGGAATTACACTACTATTGCATTTACTTACTAATAAAAAAGCACTTTTGCTTTTGAAAACTTCACATCTATCATCATACATTTCGTTCCAAACTTGTTGATACATAATCAAATCTACCTCCTAGCATATATTTATATTATTACCTCAAGAAACCAATTTAAGCTTACTATATTAGAAAAAGTTATTAATGAATAAAACATTTATTTGAAGCTTAACATTATCATTTCATGCGTTGACAATGATGAATCAACGTGAGATACTTCTTAAGTAAGGGGATAGGGCACCCATCTCCAATTAATACAGAAAAGGGGATTTTTTTTATGCGTAAATCAGCTATTATTTTTCTGTTATTCTTCATGATTACAACTTCAACAACGATAGAGGCAAAATCAGAAGAATATATTATGGTAGAGAAACTTGATTAATGCATTAGCAGATGATATTGGTACTGACAAAGGATTTCTATCAGAAGATGGAACTTCACCTGTAGAGTTCTCTCATGGTTTAACTTATTTTCTTAATCAGACTAGTTATTCTCAGTATGACGCAATGTTCTCTGTAATCAATGACTATGATACACATATGAATCCTATACCAGAAACTGTAAACGAGTATAGTGATTTTCAGCAATTAATATCAAAAGGAAATCCTGCAGTATTGTTTGTTACACACAATATAAATGACCCATTAACTCCCTTTGGAGGACCACATACTTTTGTTGCAATTGGTTACTTTAGTAATTATTATATGGGATCTGGTTTTATAGTATATGATAATGCTGAATTTGGAGAAGTGTTTATTAGAGACAACTATGTTGAATATTTTGGTTTCATTTATGATAGATAGTATTGGAGGGAAAAATGAAGAAAACTTATACTTTGCTTTTACTCATTGTTATGTGTATTGCAATGAGTAGTTGCAACAATAGTGATAATAATGCGTGTACAGATACAACCGGTTATGATGTTGATTTAGATACAATAAGTATTGAAGAAACAACAATATTCTCAGAAGATTATGTGAACGTAGAAGTAGGCTTGGATCCTGAAAAAATATTAGTTTTAGCGAAAAGCATATTAGAATATGCAATTGAAAATAAATGTGACTCTGTACTCGAGCCATATAGTAAGACTAAACTTTTTGCAATCTCAGTAGATTCTAACGAATTTGAAGATATAAACATTGTAATCTATTTGAAAAGCAAATCTATATTTGGTACAAAGTATAGTTTCACTATCGAATACTTTGATGGAATCAACAGACAGATAGTACAGTACACAACTGGATTTAATAATGAAATCAGCTTAATAATTACGTAATTTTTTTGTACTTGTAGTTTCTTGTGAATCAAAAATGTACAATTACCCTTGTGCTTCATTAGTTACTATAGAATTCCATTAGATTTTGTTATTTCATTAAAAAAGACTTTATAAAGAGAACCCCATTTAGTGGACACTTTAAAAAAAGAACTTAAACACCTTTATACTACAATAATAGTATGGAGGTGTTTTTCTTATGGCAAAAAAAGGACAAAAGTTTGTAAAGTACAGTAAAGAGAAAAGATTACAGACAGTAAGCAAGAAAATAAACAAAGGGAAAAGCTATAAGTATTTAGCAGAAAAATATGGGATGAGTTGTACCTCCTCAGTAACTCTATCTTATTTATAATATATATAATAAGGGTTGCTTTCATTCTAAATTGTATTTCCAAAAATCTAAAATGATTAGCATTAAAGATTATACTCTAAATAAAAAAGACCTTCTCAGGTCTTTTTCACTTATAACATCCACGCATAATACACAGTCAGAAAGTTTACTACAAAACTTATCACAAGTAGAAATTGATCATATGGTTTATACCCAGCAATACCAGCTATATTGAATAAGAAAAATCCAACAGCAACTACTATATTAGGCCACTTCATAAAATGAAGTGGTAATAATAGGTTTAAGACAATCATAACAATTGGTATAACCATAATAACTGCCACCATAAACCACATAGATTGTGACATAGGAGAACCATCAATTTCACCACCAACAAAATCACCAGCAAAGATTCTTAGTACATCTCCTAATAAATAAATTAACATCAAAGATATCCAAAAAACTATAAATAATACTTTCTCATTAGCTATTACCATATCTATCTATATCCTCCATATGATGCTTTCCCATCTATAACATCTTGATAATATGTCTTAATTAAATCACCTAATACCACTTTATCAACCTTATCAAAGTTAGATATATAAAGACATGTCTTACCTCTTCTATATTTTCCAAGTCTATCTAAGTAAGACTTATAAGGATCTAATCCTCCAACAGTAAAATACATCGTAACATGTGCTTTAGCTGCGACTAAACCAAGGATACACATGTCACCTTCATTAGTCTTATTGACATAATGAAAATCACCAAATCCAATCCATGTATCCTCCCATAACCTTGGTTCGTCTGGGACATTCTCTTTTATTAGTTCAAAGATAGCATGAGTATCTTTTTTTCTCTTAGTACTCTCTACTTCATTTATTCTACTTGTTATATCGCTCATAAAAACACCTCATTCAAAAATAGTATATCACTTATTTTTTGAATGAGGTGTTCAATTGCATTTTGATTAATATCTTATTGAATCATATTTTACTACGAATAATAATCCACTTTAGTCGAAAAAAGGTAGTTCTTCATTTAATAAATCATCAGGGAATGTAACACTTGTATTATTAATAAAATTAAATCCTATAGTATAAACTATTGATTTATCTTGTCTCCGTTTGACCTCAATCTTACTAATGTAATATCCATCATATTCAAATTGAATAATAATTGTCGGTTCATACTCTATATCACATATAGATGACTCGAATGAATGCTCACAGTTTATCATATCAATGTTACTATATAGTTCTTCAAAGCCCCCACTAATTCCTATCTGTTCATCACCCATTAAAACAGTTTCCCATTCTGAATTAGTCTTACTGGCACAATAAAGATACCTGTCAGTACCGACATAACAATACTCTTCTCCTATATACTTATCTATATGTAAATATTCTCCATCTACTTTTATAGTAACCGAGCTACCAAAAACAGAAGGTGTTTCTTCAATAATGGTATACGAGCTGATTGTATTCATAAGAAATGTTCTTGCTTGGATTGGACTATATGTCCATAAGTATGCAGACCCAATAATCGATAGTATTAATCCAATACTATATAGATACCAAAACCCATCCCAAAACAATGGAGGGAAATCATATTTAACTGGTTCAATTCTAACGTGATGACTATAGATATAATATGCAATTATAATTGTTAAAGTAACAATGAATAACATAATCAAACCAATATAAGACACCATATTAAAAGTCAGTATTAGATAAATAACAATTGAAACATTAAATATTTCAACAACAATAAACTTCCATAAATCAATTCCCTTTAGTTTCATAAAATCCTCCTCTTTATATCCTATGTTTATAATATACTATTTAATGTCCTCAAGTTTCCATTCTTTATGAAACTGTGTTGAAAATTCCACCATAAATTTATGTCTTGATTCTGCAATTTCTTTAGCTTCTTTTGTATTCAACCTATCTTTAAGTAATAGTAATTTATCATAGAAATGAGCAATACTACATTCATCATTTCCCTCTTCATATATTTTTCGATTCATAGAACCGCCATAGGCAAAAGTTCTTGCAATTGCGATAGCTCCAATCGCATCAATGCGATCGGCATCTTGGACAATCTTTCCTTCTATCGATTTTGGAGTCCTACCAGAAGAGAAAGACATGTTCTCAATAATATCAAAAACATCCTCTATAAAGTCATCTTTATATCCTATTGTAGACAGTTTAAATAATAACTCTTTCTTAGCTTTTCCAACATCATCTGCAACTTTTTTATCGATGATATCATGTGTTAACGAAGCAACTTGAACTACTTCTAAATCACAATCAATATTCTTACTTATCTGTACTGCTATTTTTAGCACTCTCAAAGTATGCTCAAAGTCATGTGCTGTAATTTCCGTTATTAGTTTTTCTCTAGCATATTGCTCTACTTCTTTTGTTCTACTCATAGTTTTCTCCTAGTTTTTGAATGTCAGTTCAATTATCTTTATTATACTATTACTAGTGATATTTCTACATCATTTTTTTAGAATCATAGTATATTGCAATAATGCAAAAGAATATTGACACATATATGATATAATTGTAATAAAAATAAAGGGGTGCTAAAACATGGCAAGATTAACTATGCAATGTGAAAAATGTGGGAAAAGTTTTGAAATCGACAGTCAAAGAGATTTTGCTTTTTGTGTTGAATGTGGACATAAAAATATCCTTAGACAGTCAAAACCAATACAAACTGAAAACAATTCTAATGAAAAAGTAAATTTAGGAAAAAAATATTTTAAATCAGGAAACTATGCTCGAGCTTTTGAACTTGCTAACGATGTTTTAGTTTCATCTCCAATGGATATAGAGGCAAATATTCTTTCAATCAAATCAGCTATAGAGATTGATAACGCTAATGAATCAACATTTACAGATCCAATCGTTGATTGTCATGTCGAAGAAATATTACAACACACAAAAGATTTCTTAATCCTTAATGATTATAATGTAGGTAATCATATTAATGAAATAGGTGAACCACTAATTCATTACTTCCATTCCGTACTAAGGTGGCTTGCAGCTTTCCAACATGACAACAGATTTGAGGATGTAGATTTTAGTAAAAGTTTCTTTTCAATAATCGAAATCTATCTTGATTTATTATTTGACATAGAAACCCATTTTAAGGACATTGATTTCGGTAGCACCGAAGAATGTAGTGATTTGTTTATACACATATATGATGAACTCGTTGATGATCCTAGATGTTATTATTTAAACGATAGTGATGAAACCGATGATAACCGAAGATTCTACAGTTTAAGATTTGCCATCGAATTTGGTAAGTCAATAGTACACACGTACGATCTACCAATAGGAATTAAGGCAAAATACTTAAATGGTCTTTGTAAAATTATGGAAATGTATTTTCCGTTTGCCCAAGCAATTGGAGAAGATGATATGGTTAAAATATGGTATGACAGATATCAAGAAGAAATATCTAATTTTGATTTTAGTAATTTGGATAAAATCAGAGCGAAATACGGTTTAAGTTTTAATACACCACCAAAAAATGCAATTTCTCATGTATTGATTCATAATCCAAGTAATGATTCTGATAGTTCTATTCACTTCAAAAATCAAATTACACAAAAAATGATGGACAATTTTATATCAAAATTTAAAAACTTCTCATACAATGATGGAGATGATGTAATAGCTCTAGTTGATACAACTGTACTGGGTTCATGTAAAAAGGGAATGCTAATTACAACTTCGGCTATGTATATCAATGAGGGTAGTCTAAAATCACTTACAATACCATTCTCTAGTATTACTCAACAATTGAGTCTATATACAGATAGTCCTAAAAAAAGATCTATTGAATACAAAGCAGATGGTTTTAATTTCCGATTAACTTTGGACAAAGCTTTCTATGGAGATGATGCTAGAGTAGAATCATTATTTGACATTCTAGAATTATCTACCGCACACGTTTACTAATAAAAAATCACACTTTAATAGTGTGATTTTTTTTATATGTATCCCAATTCCTTAACTCCATTATAAACTCCATTTTCATAAGAAGGAGTTGTTAATTTATCTGCAGCTTTCTTAGCACTTTCAACAGCATTACCCATCGCAATACCAATCCCTGCTTCTTTAAGAAGATCTCGATCATTGTCACCATCGCCAAAGGCAATAGTATCTTTCATATCGATATTGAATATCTTAGCTACTTCTTTTAACATTATCCCTTTGTTAATTTTAGGGATAGTTATATCATAAGCAAATTCACCAAGTGAATGAACTGAATAGTTCTTTTCTAATTCACTAACAACCTCAAGAGCATTTTCACCTTCATATAAACTAAACTGGTAAACAGGTAAAGTTCTAAGATCACTTTTCCTTTCCGGAGTGATAACTCGGTATGCTTTAATAATTCTTTGAACATTATCAGCCATTGGATGTGGCGAATATAAATGATGTTCAGTTGTTATCCCATATTTCAAATCTAAATCATCAAACAAATCACATAAGTGATTTTTTTGTTTCTGTGAGAACTGGATATCATAAACCTTTTTACCATCAATTTCTAAGTAACCACCGTTAACATAAATAACAAAATCAAAGTCTTCAGGATTTAAAGCTTTTTGAAATTGTGATTGATTACGTCCTGTAGCTACGCCAACAACATGTCCTTGTTTCTTAAGGTGTTCAATTGTATCCAAAGCACTTGCTGGTACTTCATTATACTTATGATCAAGTAATGTTCCATCTACATCAAAGGCAAAGAGTTTTTTAGTCATAATAACTACCTCCATTTTCCATAGTCATTATAAAACTAATACCAAGTATAGCAAAGACCAAATCTTTGCAGAAAGGCAATCTTGTTGTATGCAAAAAGAAAACCACACTAATTAAAGTGTGGTGAAATTATTAATATTTATTATACTCTCTAGTCTCAAATGGATCGACTTCTTCTTTCGTTTCAGTATTACTTACTTGATCAAAATCTCTACCTGTTGCATCACCATTCTCAATTCTTATTTCAAGATATAAGTTTGTTCTTGAAAGTGTTTCATAAGGAATTACATAAAACAATAGTAAACCACAAGTTGGGACAGATAAGAAATACCATCCAATAAAGAATAAATTCATTCCAATTATTCTAAAGAAATTTCCCTTTGTGTATATAAACGATTTAGTAAAGGCTTCTTTAACCCCTACTTTTTGATCAATTATAATAAATGCTACATAGATAATCTTGTATGTAATAAACATTAGTAAAATAACAACAAGTACCATACTACCAACATATCCCCAAATAAATCCTAATAATTCAGGTGAACTTCCTTGGAAATTTTGAATTAAATTACTAAATGTATCCTCAGAAACAATCCAAGCATCAAAAAATATTTTATTAATTGGTAATGTTATTAAAAGTGATATAACTTGCATGATAATAACATAGTACATAACATTTAATAAACTTTCTCCAGGTGATAAAGACTCATCAAACCCTGCATTCTTAGCTCCGTGAGCTAAGTTTAAAGACATTTTTGCTACCATAAATGTTGTTATGATAGAAAACCCTACACTAACAATTAAAGAAATTACATAAGACTGTCCAATCAAAGTTCCAATTATCATGTTAGCTATACCAACAATGATTCCCGGAACCATTGTTGCTAAGATTCCTTGTCCATAATTACCACTTAATTGAACTTTAGTTTCTCTTCTAATTAAATCATTACTTTTCATCATATAAATCTCCCCTTTTTAATTTGTTGTAAAAAAATGATCCATTGGTTCTACGGATGGATAATACATATACATCCTATAAATATAAACTCCTATAAATAAAGTAACGATAATACCCCAGAATACTTTTGATTTAAATAATGTATTAAATACCCCATACCCATTAAATAATAATATAGAGAATATAATAGGCATAATAAATACCAAAGGATGATAAAATGCTGCCTTCTCAAATTGTAGTGTTAAAAGGTAATAGGATGCTCTTGTCATTCCACAACCGGGACAAGGAATTCCTATAGTTCTTTTAATCAAACAATTTGGTCCGTGAGGATCAATCAATTGAAAAGTTA
Coding sequences within it:
- a CDS encoding Thioredoxin, which produces MKNLVSKYIRQFILYIGRDTCPYCQTYVPNLMEVALNQDIMEIYHVDTADLANRDFVSDEGISSTPTTYIIKDGVIVETFVGHRTVVFLETVIIDYLS
- a CDS encoding putative hydrolase is translated as MSRTKEVEQYAREKLITEITAHDFEHTLRVLKIAVQISKNIDCDLEVVQVASLTHDIIDKKVADDVGKAKKELLFKLSTIGYKDDFIEDVFDIIENMSFSSGRTPKSIEGKIVQDADRIDAIGAIAIARTFAYGGSMNRKIYEEGNDECSIAHFYDKLLLLKDRLNTKEAKEIAESRHKFMVEFSTQFHKEWKLEDIK
- the ywpJ_1 gene encoding Putative phosphatase YwpJ, which gives rise to MTKKLFAFDVDGTLLDHKYNEVPASALDTIEHLKKQGHVVGVATGRNQSQFQKALNPEDFDFVIYVNGGYLEIDGKKVYDIQFSQKQKNHLCDLFDDLDLKYGITTEHHLYSPHPMADNVQRIIKAYRVITPERKSDLRTLPVYQFSLYEGENALEVVSELEKNYSVHSLGEFAYDITIPKINKGIMLKEVAKIFNIDMKDTIAFGDGDNDRDLLKEAGIGIAMGNAVESAKKAADKLTTPSYENGVYNGVKELGYI